The Anser cygnoides isolate HZ-2024a breed goose chromosome 4, Taihu_goose_T2T_genome, whole genome shotgun sequence region TGCGCTGGCATCAGGGCATCCTAGCCACTGCTGGACCTGGCACCCACTTTCTTTGCAGTTTCTCCTTAGCTCAGTAGCTCTGGCACAGATAGGCTGGCACGAgtgtgagcactgctcagcaggggCACCAGGCACCACAACGATGTGGTGATGCACCAGCATTTCCCCAGTCATGTGCCTGACAGTCTAGACATGCCACATGCAAACACTTCATTCCGAGACATACAgattttaatatcaaaatacttttgtataaaaatacttctggagACTGATGGCAAGCAGTCCTCCAGGCATTGCAGTAGGCATCTCAGCCCTGTGGCCTACCTAGAGAAGCCAGAGCAGAACCAAAgcctctggagtcacagcagcaggcacagtgCGACAGAGCCAACCCTCCTGCCACATCAGGAGGTGTCAGCAGAGCTGGCTTGAGCCAGGAAGTGCAcctacagcagctgcagcaatcTGGCTCCCAGGTGCAGGAAGGGACCCAGGGAGATGCAGTCCCTGGGTGCTTGTGAGCAGGAGGGGCTCTGCCCAGTCCCACACAGTCCCCAAACCCAAGCCACCCACAGGACCCATGGAGGACGGCAGCCTGCGCCGCTCACAAGTGGGTCTGGGCCCCGCAGTCTCCCCCAGACAAGTACAGAGCAGCGGCATGTTATATCTCTCCTAAGTCCTCATAGACAGGCGACAAGCTGCACTCATCTACAGACTGCTCCTTCTTCTGCCCGTGCTGGGGCTTCACCACCTGGCTGTACAGCACCtccactttgttgttgttgttgttgctgctgctgttgaggCTGGGTTTGACGACTGCCTTCTCAGGAGCAGGGTTCCCTCGCCGCCTGCCAGGGTCCCCACTTCTTTCGACACCTTTGGGGATAAATGCtgctgggggcttgggggcaggCACTGGCTTAGGGCCCTTGGCCTTGGCCTGGAAGGCAGGAACCGAGTAGTCATCAGTGCTGGGGTTATAGGGATACTCGTAGCCGCCCTTGCCATCATGGCCCTGGGTACGCCAGGCCTCGCCTGTGGGACGTGCTTCATCATagatgcaggcagcagagggtaCTGCGCGGGGAGCGCGGCCCTCAGGCTCGTCATAGATGTGCTCCTTCCGCCCAGGTGCCTGGCTGCGAGCCTCGGCCCGGACCTGCTCATAGGCGCCCGTGTACAGCGGTGCTGGCACCCGGAGCTTTGCCTCATCTGGGGCCGCACTCGCGGCCTTGCTGTCGACAGGGTCCGAGTACAACGGGTCCAGCCAGGGCCGGAAGCCCTTCACCGAGTCCAGGGGCTCTGAGTACAGGCTGGAGGGGTCCTCAGCCAGTAGCGCAGCTCGCGGTGCCTTGGGCAGAGGGGAGCGCGGGGGCGTGCTGGGAATGGTGGGCTTGGCCTGCAGCACAGGGGGCTCTGGCAGAGTCCGGTTCTTCAGCAGAGACACCGTGTCTCTCTCCTCCGCTGCAGCAATGGACCTGGGTGCCAGTCCTGCTTTGGGTGCTGCAGTGTCATCCCCCTCCACAGGCAGCTCTAGGCTCAGAGAGTCAGCCAGGGCCTGGCGGATCAGGACCACACTGGGGCTGTCTGAATCCAGTGAATCACAGCTCTGCCGGTTCTCCTCCACCTGTGCTTTCTGCTCCCGGATGGAGTCTTCCACCAGGCGGAAGATCTCATTGCCCTGCTTGGTCTCAAAGGTGAAGTTCCCTGGGCCAGAGTCACAGCGCCTGCCAGCTTCGAAGGAGAACATCACCTGCAAGGGAAGCCAAGTGTCACTTCATATTCAGTACCTACCCTTCCAGAGCCTCACACAGGCTGTACTCTCTGCTGACACGCACTGGCTATGCTGCTGGTCCTGCACATCTTGCAAGAGAGACTTCAGTGAGCTCTGAGGGAGCAGGGTGAGCAATAGCTCAGCAGGGGAAATCGCTGTTGGCATCTTGGGTTAATCAGCATCAGtcaggcagaagggaagcaATCCAGAAACAAGATCCAAGAGAGAAGAGCACAGCTCTTCACGAGAAAAAGGCCAGAAGCAACAGCTTGCCTACCAACAGTAAGCAAAGCATTTGCCTTACAAGCATTACTGTTAATGGCATGAAGTACTTTAAAGGAAAGTCTTGCACCAAGGCTGTGTTCCTTAGGCCTGAAGACACTCAGGCATAGGTTCCCACCAGCAGAAGTCCAGACCCTTCTTGGACCTCCGTTCCTGAATCCAGGTGAGATTTTTCTGTCTTACTGGTGTTGAtatgcagcagcagcctcctgcgTTGCTGCAAAAGCCTCTGGGGCCAGACTTCCTTTGTGGGTCTGTGCTGCCAAACACAAGCACAGCCAACCTGTCACCACTGGCGACCTGGGTGTGCAGTCGCCTGCTCCTCACACAACTTGGTTCTCATCCTGCCCCGGCACAGATCCTGTGGATGAGCCAGCTGCCTCCCCAAGATCAGATGGTCGtctatttctgttttggtaAAGTACTGCAGAAAGTGCCACTAGCAGGCTGCAGCTGACACCATTACTTCTATAAACAGCCCTGGGGAGACCACTTCCTCCGCCTCCAGCACAGCAGGTACATTTTGTGCTCAGTGTAGCAGCAGGACAGGTGGGGGAACTCACTGCTGCAGGACACTGGGGAGGCCTGCACAGGTCAGCTAGGCTCACAGCAATGTGCCCCATAAGGTGAACAACTCTAGAATATAACAGGTGTCTCGAACAACCCCTCCTGCTCTGGCCACTGTCCTACAGGAAGGATGGACGGCATCCAGGGAGTACTTGGAGCCAGGCCTGCAGAGAGCTGAGCTCCCTGGCAGGCACGGCATGAACAGACACACAGCTGGCACCACGGGCTGGGAGTGGACAGGAGCTGCAGTGGCCTCAATGGAAGTGTTCAAGAGCCGCACAGAGAAATGCACTGCAGAGCCGGGTCCCTGGCAGGGATGGGAGCCCCACAATCCACACTCCTACACAGTGACACATGTGGGGAGCTGGGAACAGACCAAGGATCACAGATACCCCAGGGACCCCACTGTGGTCACCGTGGTCTGTAGCAGCTCTGGCCTTTGACAGGGCCCACAACACGGCTGCCACAAGCAGGTCTGGCACAGCAGTAAGGGACAGCCTGTGGGGGCATGGGCAGGCCCATGGCATGTATGGCTATACACCCACCTTGTCCCGGCCATATCTCCGAAGCAGCCGGTAGGGCCAGACATAGAGGGTCTCGTTTGTCCGTGGGTCCTTCAGGACAAGGCTGTCACGCTCAGCCTTGAGCACGTATGCACCACGTAGCTCACATCGCTCTGCAGCCTCGGTCCGCTGCACCGTCACCCAGAATGCGTTCACTGCAGGAATGGAGGTGCTCAGGGGAGGCAGAGAAACCAAATCCACCGCTCCCTGCAagccccagcactgcccacCAGAGCCTCTGcaaggggacagcagcaggacagccccAGGGAAGGGAGGCCCAAGGCCAGTGCAGGGCAGGTCCCACCTTCATCTCTCGAGTAGTAGATGGAGTTCACAGCCATCTCCAGGGCCGGCGCCTCCCCGTTGCCCTCTCTGCCACGCTGGGCTGCCACGCCAGCATTGCCGGGGCCATTCCCCTGACAAGGGAGAACAGATCAGTCCCAGCCCCTCCACCCACACCAGCCCCCTTCCCCAACCCCCTTGCAGCCACTGACCCCATATCCCCTGGGTCCTGCCACCCTCACCCACCTGGTCCCGCACAGCTCAGCTGCACCAAGCTCAGTGCACGGGACAGGGTGCAGATGAAGCAGTCCCTCCAGACCCTCCCTCTGGCACAGTGTAAGCTACCACCAACATGGCCCCCAGGACCACACATGCCCGCTCCACCACTGCTCCTTTGCAAGCTCCAGCTTGGGCTTGTCCATACGGGTGCCTGGTGTGGAGGCAATAAACAGCTCCACTTTCACATGGATGCGCTCCAGCGTGGGCAACTTTGGCACCCTAAGCATGGTGTGGGTCCAGGCACTCCCCCAGCCACACAAACTAAGGGGGAGCAGATGAGATGACCCAGTAACACAAGGGACTGTGTTCTTCTgcgcaggcaggcaggaagacGGTGCCAGTATTGGTGCTCAGACCGCAGAGGGAAGCGAGCACTTCTACTTTTAGCATATGCAGAACTGAAAGTGCAACGCACACACTCTGCCAGAGGCCATGTCCCCACAGCAGGGTCCCCTAAGGGCCCATGTGGGGGATGCACCCCCGATGCCACCAGGGAAAAACATGGACCCTCCTCCAGGACAgccccacacacacaccaaagGCTCACAGATGCCCAGCAAGAGTCATTCCAGCAGATTTTGTGCTCCTGCACGAGGGTCTGGCCTCAGACTGAGCCAGAAGCTGTTTCTCAGGGTCACGTGGGAGGGATGGGGTTGCAGCAGAGTGCACATCTTGCAGAAGTCAAGCTTTCACAGTTTCGGTTTAAAAATGGTCACATGAGCTCCTCAACAAGAGGTGAGGCCCAAACAAGGCCATCAGGCCCCTCTCTGTCTCCTAAACAGAATGGGGAGTGCTAAAACCCAATGTCTGagagctgagagcagcagctctcctgttCAGCTATGGCATCCAAAGCAGTAGAACTCCAGCCTGGGGTCAGGCAGTGAAGAGCCCCTGAGGGCTGCTTGACTGCGCCTTCCCTCATcttcaaaagaagaagaaagtctGTTCTGAACTCAAATCATCTCCCCCGCCCCAGTTCCCAAGCTATCAGACCCTGCTCGCCTTCTGGGTGGCAACAAACACCACCATACAAAGGCATGCGCTCTAAGCAGATGAGCAGAAATTACAACCAAGGACCTTTAGCTTCTTGCCGAGAGACCACATGTTGCTCTTGTGCCTCTTGCTCCAGTGCCATCCTCAAAGCCCTTTGCCAACCTCTTCCTAAACTGTTAACTTGCTTCTGGACCTCAAGTACACGATGAGCAACTACCAAGCAAATTAAGGCACAaacacagccctgctctgagcaaaTGCTCCTTGCCTTTTTGCTGACCCCGCCACGCTGAAGGCCCATGATTGGTTCCCAGCTAAGCCCCAAGAGCCCTTTCCAGGACAAAGGCTGCCAACACCATCTGTGTGAAACAGTGCCATGAAGTGACTCCCAGTGCCTCTTGGCTGGGCCAACTGGCCACAGgtggctgcagggagatgctaaCAGGGACAAAAGCAGGCTCGAGGCAAGTCACGCTGAGTAACACCTGGGTCCTTGTGGGAGGACCCTGGGGCTGCCAGCTGTGCAGCAGCCATCCcgcagggcagagcagccccgcacCCACAACCGGCAAGCACAACCCCGGGCTGCACAGCCCATCCGCCCCAGGAGGGAGCGTGGAGCACCCGTGGggccaggcaggcaggcactGTCATTGTGGAGCAGTGCG contains the following coding sequences:
- the DOK1 gene encoding docking protein 1, whose translation is MEPPAKEGPLFVQHSHKFGTKRWKRGWFALFPASQHGVARLEFFDCKEPAGPPGRLGTRRLDKTVVRLADCTSVAPAPAESGPRAGTAAFRLETSGRSYLLAADKQQSEEWVAKLCEIAFPGNGPGNAGVAAQRGREGNGEAPALEMAVNSIYYSRDEVNAFWVTVQRTEAAERCELRGAYVLKAERDSLVLKDPRTNETLYVWPYRLLRRYGRDKVMFSFEAGRRCDSGPGNFTFETKQGNEIFRLVEDSIREQKAQVEENRQSCDSLDSDSPSVVLIRQALADSLSLELPVEGDDTAAPKAGLAPRSIAAAEERDTVSLLKNRTLPEPPVLQAKPTIPSTPPRSPLPKAPRAALLAEDPSSLYSEPLDSVKGFRPWLDPLYSDPVDSKAASAAPDEAKLRVPAPLYTGAYEQVRAEARSQAPGRKEHIYDEPEGRAPRAVPSAACIYDEARPTGEAWRTQGHDGKGGYEYPYNPSTDDYSVPAFQAKAKGPKPVPAPKPPAAFIPKGVERSGDPGRRRGNPAPEKAVVKPSLNSSSNNNNNKVEVLYSQVVKPQHGQKKEQSVDECSLSPVYEDLGEI